Proteins encoded by one window of Xyrauchen texanus isolate HMW12.3.18 chromosome 24, RBS_HiC_50CHRs, whole genome shotgun sequence:
- the LOC127618274 gene encoding leucine-rich repeat transmembrane protein FLRT3-like, with translation MAWKYKSIFALFIRVGLLLSLANPLLTSASCPSQCRCDGTFIYCNDRDLTSIPSGIPENATVLFLQNNRIKSAGIPTDLRRLNQVEKIYLYCNNLDEFPTNLPLNVKELHLQENNIRMITNAFLAQIPFIEELHLDDNSVSAVSIEEGAFRDSNHLRLLFLSRNHLSTIPPGLPMTIEELRFDDNRISSISESSLQDLINLKRLVLDGNLLNNRGIGEMALVNLVNLTELSLVRNSLTSPPANLPGMSLEKLNLQDNHINHVPAGAFAFLRQLYRLDLSGNKLSSLPMGVFDDLDNLTQLLLRNNPWYCNCRMKWVRDWLRSLPSKVNVRGFMCQGPDNVKGMAIKDLSTELFGCSETEVSTTYETSTVSNTLPPSRPQWPSYVTKRPVVKGSELGRNYRSTTPSSRKIITISVKSSSAETVHISWRVSQPMTALRLSWLKLGHSPAFGSITETIVQGERTEYLLTALEPESSYRICMVPMETSNIYLSDETPVCIETETGSLKAYNPTTTLNREQEKEPYKNSNLPLAAIIGGAVALLAIIMLALVCWYVHRNGSLFSRNCTYNKGRRRKDDYAEAGTKKDNSILEIRETSFQMIPINHMPVSKEEFVIHTIFPPNGLSLYKSPHSDNSINNRSYRDSGIPDSDYSHS, from the coding sequence ATGGCATGGAAATACAAGTCCATCTTTGCCCTTTTCATCAGAGTCGGGCTTTTGCTCAGCCTGGCCAATCCATTGCTGACCTCAGCTTCCTGCCCCTCGCAGTGCCGGTGTGATGGTACTTTCATCTACTGCAATGACCGAGATTTGACTTCCATCCCCTCAGGCATCCCAGAGAATGCTACAGTACTTTTCCTCCAGAATAACCGCATCAAAAGTGCAGGCATCCCAACAGATCTGCGTCGACTAAATCAAGTCGAAAAAATCTACCTGTACTGCAACAACCTGGATGAGTTTCCCACCAACCTGCCACTGAATGTCAAGGAACTTCATTTGCAGGAGAATAATATCCGGATGATAACCAATGCCTTCCTGGCACAGATTCCCTTTATTGAGGAATTACACCTTGATGACAATTCAGTGTCAGCGGTCAGCATCGAAGAGGGTGCTTTCCGGGACAGCAACCACTTGAGACTGCTCTTCCTGTCACGGAACCACCTCAGCACGATACCGCCTGGTCTGCCAATGACTATAGAAGAGCTTCGCTTTGACGACAACCGTATCTCATCTATCTCTGAATCATCCCTGCAGGACCTTATAAACCTGAAACGACTAGTTTTGGATGGTAACCTGCTGAACAACAGGGGCATTGGGGAGATGGCCTTAGTGAATTTAgtcaacctgacagagctttcATTGGTACGGAACTCCCTTACGTCCCCACCTGCCAACCTGCCGGGAATGAGCCTAGAGAAGCTAAATCTTCAAGACAACCACATCAACCACGTGCCAGCAGGTGCCTTTGCTTTTCTGCGACAACTGTACCGCTTGGATTTGTCAGGCAACAAATTGAGCAGCCTGCCTATGGGGGTATTTGATGACCTGGATAACCTTACCCAGCTGCTGTTGCGCAACAACCCCTGGTACTGTAACTGCAGGATGAAGTGGGTACGAGACTGGCTGCGAAGTCTTCCATCTAAAGTCAATGTGCGTGGCTTCATGTGCCAGGGCCCTGACAATGTCAAAGGTATGGCTATCAAGGATCTATCAACAGAACTGTTTGGCTGCTCTGAAACAGAGGTTTCAACAACATATGAGACCAGCACAGTTTCTAACACACTACCACCTTCTCGACCCCAGTGGCCCTCTTATGTGACAAAAAGACCTGTGGTTAAGGGGTCAGAGCTGGGTAGAAACTATCGTAGCACTACACCATCCAGTCGAAAGATCATAACGATAAGTGTCAAATCCAGTAGCGCTGAGACAGTGCACATTTCTTGGAGAGTATCTCAGCCCATGACTGCCCTGAGGCTCAGTTGGCTAAAGCTGGGCCACAGTCCTGCTTTTGGATCCATAACTGAGACCATTGTGCAAGGGGAAAGAACAGAGTACCTGCTTACAGCTCTGGAGCCTGAATCCTCGTATCGGATATGCATGGTTCCCATGGAGACAAGCAACATTTACCTGTCAGATGAGACACCTGTTTGCATAGAAACCGAGACTGGCTCTCTCAAAGCATACAATCCCACCACAACCTTGAACAGGGAGCAGGAGAAAGAGCCTTACAAAAATTCCAATCTGCCTTTAGCTGCTATTATAGGAGGGGCTGTGGCCCTTTTGGCCATCATCATGTTGGCCCTGGTGTGCTGGTATGTCCATAGAAATGGTTCCTTATTTTCCAGGAACTGCACGTACAACAAAGGTCGAAGGAGGAAGGATGATTATGCCGAAGCTGGGACAAAGAAGGACAACTCCATTTTGGAGATTAGAGAGACCTCTTTTCAAATGATACCCATAAATCACATGCCGGTGTCTAAGGAGGAGTTTGTGATACACACAATTTTTCCTCCCAATGGCTTAAGCCTTTACAAGAGTCCACACAGTGACAACAGCATCAACAACAGAAGCTACAGAGACAGTGGAATACCAGATTCTGATTACTCTCATTCATGA